Sequence from the Syntrophorhabdales bacterium genome:
GCATCTCTCGACGGGCAAGATGCCGGGCAGAACGTGCACTCGCTGTATTCTTTACCGTCAATCACGTACTTGTTTCTCCCGTTACATTCCGCCTGGGCATAGTCGCCGGCTCTGATGGGTACAAAGATATCCTGCACTTCGTCCTGGATGACCATGATGCGGGAGCGTGCAGCGTTAATCGAGCTGTATTTCGGCACGGCGTGGAAGGCGGAACACGCGATCTCGCACGCTCGGCAGCCGACACATTTCTTGGTGTCCACCTTTATTTCTTTGACTATTCTTGTCTTTCTTCCGTTGTCGTCCACAGTTACGCCCCCTTCTGCAGTACTTCTTCCTTGAACTGTTCCTTGCCACGGTCATCGTTGAGCGCCGTGACGTCGTTGCCGGTCAGAACGCCCCTCTTGATGAGGTCTTCCGCCACATAGCCCATGCCCAGTTTCTCCAAGGTTTCTTTGGTGGGAATTCCATCCCAGGTCCACCCTTTGAAGTCATAATACTGAGTCAAGAGCTGCTGCTCATACTTTTCATTCCTGACCGCCCAGTGATCCTCCGGCGGCCGCTCCATGAATCTTCTCAGGCCCAACCTGCTATTAAGGGCCCTGATCAGTGTCCGGTTCCTCTGGAAGCATTCCCAGAGCCTGTCTTTGTCGAATTCCCAGCCTGTCGCGTGGGTGATGATCTGCGGCATGTTCCACACGTGATAGCCGGTGGTGCCGCCAAACTGACCACGGAACGAAGAGACGAATCCACAGAAGCCCAACGAATCATCCAGGTAATGCATGCACTCATTCCAATCGGTAATTTCGATCATGGCCTTGGCCGGCAGTTCATCACGCTTCTTCCACTGCCGGAAATACTCGTGGAACTTCTTGTCCGGAACAGCGACCCATTTCCTGATGAACTCTTCCCTCATCTCGTCATCAGCAATCGGGTCCTGGGGGAAGGAGCCCTCAATCTGGGTGATCGCCATATCCTCACCGGTGGCGATCATAAGGAAGTAGGCGGGGTTGAGTTTGCCGAGTTTTATCGGCAGCTGCTCGAACTTCTTGACGGTGTTGTGATCGAATTTTTCAGCACCGTTACCAATGATCGCAGCCGCACCGGAAATACCATGGGCGAGAACATCTCCGATGCCTTCCCTGTTCGCGATAATATTGAGCATATAATAGAACCGTTGCCTGGTGTCGGAGGGCATCCCCGGAAAATCCTTTTCCGTCAGGATCCCGGCATCAAGTAACTCTAGCGCAAAAGCGATAAGCTGCGGGGTTGAGTAGGAATCAAACCCCAGGTCCTGCGAAACGCCGAGTATCTCGTAGGTAAAGTCCAGTTCCTGGAAGGAAGCCATATGGTAGGTGTCTTTGCCGTAGCACTTGTACGAGAATCTGCGCCGGTTCGGCCACTTGATGACATTGTGGCACGCCTTCGGGCAGTTCCAGCAGCCTGTCTGGCGGCTCATGTGGTCATACTTCAGGTTCCGCCAACGCTCCTCCAAGGAGGCGCTCCAGAATGTCTTGCGGCGCACGCGGGCATTGCCCCATGCAAAGTTGTTGTGGTGGAAGCTGTCATCTTCATCGACAGCCATCCAGTCCCCGATATTCGGGTTCGCATCCAGCTCCTTCCGGAGGCGTGAACACATCTCCCACATTTCTTTCGGGTGGGCGATATTCACGTCCTTGGTCCCCCGGATTGCGATCGCCTTCAGCTTTTTGGCTCCCATGACCGGACCAGGCGTTCTGGCCGCGCTGGAGTTACCGCAATCGATGGACGCAGTCATGACCCGATTTTCTCCGG
This genomic interval carries:
- a CDS encoding aldehyde ferredoxin oxidoreductase N-terminal domain-containing protein, which codes for MRYAETGFQLEVDLSRGSIDKVETDPKDTALFLGGNGMDAKILFDRVPPGTDPWSPDNLLIFGNGLLNGTCVPGANRVSVNTIAPVNGLFGHSLMGGFFGAEMKMAGYDRIIVKGEAPDLVYLAIHNDKVEIRDARHLRGKGMYDTQRLIQEELGDKRAWVAAIGPAGENRVMTASIDCGNSSAARTPGPVMGAKKLKAIAIRGTKDVNIAHPKEMWEMCSRLRKELDANPNIGDWMAVDEDDSFHHNNFAWGNARVRRKTFWSASLEERWRNLKYDHMSRQTGCWNCPKACHNVIKWPNRRRFSYKCYGKDTYHMASFQELDFTYEILGVSQDLGFDSYSTPQLIAFALELLDAGILTEKDFPGMPSDTRQRFYYMLNIIANREGIGDVLAHGISGAAAIIGNGAEKFDHNTVKKFEQLPIKLGKLNPAYFLMIATGEDMAITQIEGSFPQDPIADDEMREEFIRKWVAVPDKKFHEYFRQWKKRDELPAKAMIEITDWNECMHYLDDSLGFCGFVSSFRGQFGGTTGYHVWNMPQIITHATGWEFDKDRLWECFQRNRTLIRALNSRLGLRRFMERPPEDHWAVRNEKYEQQLLTQYYDFKGWTWDGIPTKETLEKLGMGYVAEDLIKRGVLTGNDVTALNDDRGKEQFKEEVLQKGA